The nucleotide sequence CATGCGCCCCGGAATTGCCCGCACCGATGATTGCCACCCGGCCCGGCATGGTGCCCGGCACCCCGCCCAGCAGCACGCCCGACCCGCCGTTCTGAGTTTGCAAAAAATAGGCGCCGGTCTGAATCGAAAGCCGTCCCGCGATATGCGACATCGGCTTGAGCAACGGCAGGATACCCGACGGCGCTTCGACCGACTCGTAAGCGATGCCCAACACCTTGTGCTTCACCAACGCCTTGGTGAGATCCCGGCAGGCCGCCAGGTGGAGATAGGTGAACAGGGTCAGTCCGAGCCGGAAATACCCAAACTCCGATTCCTGCGGCTCCTTCACTTTGACGACCAACTCCGCTTCGTTCCACGCCTCGGCAGCGGTGGCCACGAGTCTCGCGCCCGCATCGCGAAAAGCCGTGTCGCGAAATCCGGACCGCTCACCCGCTCCTTTCTCAACCAGCACCTCCGCGCCGAGCTTCACGCACCGGCGGCAAAGATTGGGGGTCATCGCGACCCGCGTTTCACCATTTTTGATTTCCTTGGGGACACCGATTATCATGCCCTCCACCATGCCGACTTTCGGTCCCGCCACAAGCGCAGCCGCAGGGCTATTCCACTTTGGGCGCCGGCACGTTTTGACCGTTTTGGTGGAGCACCAATCCCGTCACCACGCCATCATCATCGCGTTCGAACGAGAGCTGAGCATCGACCACTTCGTAATAGAACTCGTCCTTCGCCGAGGCATAGACCGGAAGCGCCGGTTGCCCGGT is from Synoicihabitans lomoniglobus and encodes:
- the ald gene encoding alanine dehydrogenase; the encoded protein is MIIGVPKEIKNGETRVAMTPNLCRRCVKLGAEVLVEKGAGERSGFRDTAFRDAGARLVATAAEAWNEAELVVKVKEPQESEFGYFRLGLTLFTYLHLAACRDLTKALVKHKVLGIAYESVEAPSGILPLLKPMSHIAGRLSIQTGAYFLQTQNGGSGVLLGGVPGTMPGRVAIIGAGNSGAHACRMAMGMGARTTVLDLDSRKLEMLDEEYRGNIVTLMANPGNIEMAVADADLLIGAVLVPNAKAPTVVDKDMVKTMRPGSVIVDIAIDQGGCIETIVPTSHLKPTYVKHGVVHYAVPNMPALVGRTSTLALTQATEPFLVHLVTSGIEAGLAGHVGLTQGVNTRDGKVVNAQVAKALGYK